The Xenopus tropicalis strain Nigerian chromosome 7, UCB_Xtro_10.0, whole genome shotgun sequence genome includes a region encoding these proteins:
- the LOC101733107 gene encoding uncharacterized protein LOC101733107 has translation MAAFYKRQTKETLINLCEQRGIDAADKSKEMLVCALVEQEQQSYTPESGDYATQDMPVLNSAPGSSQRGDSNSCSGQGDRNSSLQAALQLLGSDDPQLRLQLILQYQQAEAGREAAEREAAAAAVAAEREAAAAAAEREAAAAAAERQAERQYQLELAKLQQQRLPPRSSESSELRPLITSADKFPVMDKDGDLDTFLRCFERACRQYHLSREQWAKYLTPGLKDKALDAFVDLPPEFDGDYDAIKNALIKKYHLTPEVYRKKFRTVQRGPTDSYSDVVSSLRTTFKAWLRGLSVTTFDCLEDLMIKDQFLHTCPVEVRQFIMDREPKTADQAAEIADTYAANRMSDNHKTTSQTWKGGKPTGHFPSHASPTPRPTAGTSAPVDTRQCFVCRKVGHVSINCPEKRKSTLMGKQTSSSPAVLFVAGKEGNSVDNLQPVTVGNKITVGLRDTGAEVTLVRPEMVNSEDIIPGKTMDVKGIGGTSPAVPLARVYLDWGAGSGIREVGVSDAIPTNVLLGTDLGRLVSQYVPATASQESVPLSETSEHLKVLCYDSVQSGSLGNEHRGATECPSVTQVSNMSSEPIRNVGRGGCNVDCSVAVVTRSMAAQPLPADLGEEVNTSTFPCSETEHIESNDPLPVISVSLCPESTASSSDFEAALKTDASLEKLRSLADKPPTENDSEKIYWDKGKLYRKVIPSDPSEPCMAETQLIVPFNYREQLLKVAHEVPLAGHLGVQKTKARLTHRFYWPNMGTDIANYCRSCLTCQRIGKSGDIAKAPLIPLPIIDEPFQRVAVDIVGPLAIPSSSGKRFILTVVDYATRYPEAVALSSIRADKVADALLSIFSRVGFPREMLTDHGTQFMSSLMQSLCKKVQVEHLVASPYHPQTNGLCERFNGTLKQMLRMFVDSQGRDWERYLPYLLFAYREVPQASTGFSPFELLYGRRVRGPLDLIREAWEGKNVGPEISVVDYVTTFRNKMQTLMGLVHENMKQAQKTQKQWYDRNARERVYEVGQKVWVLIPMRQNKLQAAWEGPCIIQKRLNDVTYVVAMDEKGQRQKIFHVNMIKAHYDRTACALPVCSLPTEGEVDSLVDLLASTKDTGSFADAQINPQLTEGQKAELSEVLESYQQTFSAKPGRTHLVAHHVNTGSHSPIRQSAYRVSLEVQADIKREIEEMLTLDVIQKSHSAWASPVVLVPKKDKSTRFCVDYRKLNAITVFDAYPMPRMDELLDKLAGACFLTIMDLSRGYWQIPLTSDAQERSAFVTPFGLFELKSCPLA, from the coding sequence ATGGCAGCATTTTATAAGAGGCAAACCAAGGAGACCCTCATCAACCTCTGTGAGCAAAGAGGCATTGATGCAGCTGACAAATCAAAGGAGATGTTGGTTTGTGCCTTGGTGGAACAGGAGCAGCAGAGCTACACCCCTGAGTCAGGAGATTATGCCACTCAGGACATGCCAGTGCTGAACTCTGCTCCTGGGTCCTCTCAGCGAGGGGATAGTAATAGCTGCAGTGGGCAGGGTGACAGGAATTCATCCTtgcaagcagctttgcaattgttGGGTTCAGATGACCCCCAGCTGCGCCTTCAGCTGATCCTGCAATATCAACAGGCGGAAGCAGGAAGAGAGGCCGCAGagagagaggccgcagcagcagcagtagccgcagaaagagaggccgcagcagcagcagcagaaagagaggccgcagcagcagcagcagaaagacaggcagaaCGCCAGTATCAACTGGAGTTAGCAAAGCTCCAGCAACAGAGATTACCCCCACGTTCCAGTGAGTCCTCGGAATTGCGCCCTTTGATAACCTCTGCAGATAAATTTCCAGTCATGGATAAAGATGGTGACCTGGATACCTTTTTGCGGTGCTTTGAAAGAGCTTGCAGACAGTATCACTTATCCCGTGAGCAATGGGCAAAATACCTCACACCAGGATTAAAGGATAAAGCCCTGGATGCTTTTGTGGACTTGCCACCAGAGTTTGATGGGGACTATGATGCTATAAAAAATGCTCTAATCAAGAAATACCATCTCACCCCAGAGGTGTATCGGAAAAAATTCAGGACTGTACAGCGCGGGCCTACAGACAGCTACTCTGATGTTGTGAGTAGTCTCAGAACCACATTTAAAGCTTGGCTGAGGGGACTCTCTGTTACCACATTTGATTGCCTGGAAGATCTGATGATAAAAGACCAGTTTTTGCACACGTGTCCTGTGGAAGTGAGGCAATTCATTATGGACCGTGAGCCCAAAACAGCAGATCAGGCAGCAGAGATAGCAGACACCTATGCTGCAAATAGGATGTCTGACAACCACAAAACTACCTCCCAAACCTGGAAGGGAGGTAAACCAACAGGCCACTTTCCTTCACATGCCAGCCCTACACCCCGCCCTACTGCAGGTACCTCGGCACCAGTGGATACCCGGCAGTGTTTTGTATGCCGCAAGGTGGGCCATGTCAGCATAAATTGCCCAGAGAAGAGGAAGTCTACACTTATGGGGAAACAGACCAGCTCATCCCCTGCTGTTTTGTTTGTTGCCGGAAAAGAGGGAAATAGTGTGGATAACTTACAACCTGTTACTGTGGGTAACAAGATCACTGTTGGACTCAGGGATACTGGAGCAGAAGTTACTCTGGTGCGGCCAGAGATGGTAAACTCTGAGGACATTATTCCTGGGAAAACCATGGATGTTAAAGGAATTGGAGGAACCAGTCCTGCAGTGCCCCTTGCACGTGTATACCTTGATTGGGGTGCAGGAAGCGGTATAAGGGAGGTGGGAGTGTCTGATGCTATTCCTACCAATGTGTTGTTGGGCACCGATTTGGGCAGGCTGGTATCCCAGTATGTACCTGCAACTGCTTCCCAGGAGTCTGTTCCACTATCAGAGACTTCTGAACACCTAAAGGTACTGTGTTATGACTCTGTACAATCTGGTAGTCTGGGGAATGAACACAGGGGGGCCACAGAATGTCCTTCTGTTACACAGGTTAGCAATATGTCCAGTGAACCTATAAGAAATGTTGGCAGGGGGGGTTGTAATGTTGATTGTTCTGTTGCAGTTGTGACACGAAGTATGGCAGCTCAGCCCTTGCCTGCAGACCTAGGGGAAGAGGTAAATACATCAACTTTCCCTTGTTCTGAAACCGAGCACATTGAAAGTAATGATCCTCTGCCTGTAATCTCAGTCTCTCTATGTCCAGAATCTACAGCCAGCTCCTCTGACTTTGAGGCTGCTCTGAAAACAGATGCTAGCTTGGAGAAACTGAGATCTTTGGCAGACAAACCCCCTACTGAGAATGACAGCGAGAAAATTTATTGGGACAAAGGAAAACTGTACAGGAAGGTAATTCCCTCTGACCCATCTGAACCATGTATGGCAGAGACACAGTTAATTGTTCCCTTTAACTACAGAGAGCAGCTGTTAAAGGTAGCACACGAAGTTCCCCTCGCTGGGCACTTAGGGGTACAAAAGACTAAAGCCCGTTTAACGCACAGGTTTTATTGGCCCAACATGGGTACAGACATTGCTAACTACTGCCGTTCTTGTCTTACCTGCCAGCGCATTGGCAAATCTGGAGATATTGCCAAGGCTCCGCTGATCCCCTTACCCATTATTGATGAGCCCTTTCAGAGGGTGGCTGTGGATATTGTCGGGCCCTTAGCCATACCCAGTAGTTCTGGGAAGAGGTTTATTCTTACAGTAGTGGATTATGCAACCCGATACCCAGAAGCAGTAGCCCTATCTTCCATAAGAGCAGACAAAGTTGCTGATGCCCTGCTGAGCATATTCTCAAGGGTTGGGTTTCCCCGGGAAATGCTCACAGATCATGGCACACAATTTATGTCTAGTTTAATGCAGAGTTTGTGCAAAAAGGTACAAGTGGAGCATCTAGTTGCTAGTCCGTACCACCCACAAACCAATGGCCTTTGTGAACGTTTCAATGGCACCCTAAAGCAAATGCTTAGGATGTTTGTAGACTCCCAGGGCAGGGACTGGGAGCGATATCTTCCCTATTTACTGTTTGCATACCGGGAAGTACCCCAGGCCTCCACGGGTTTTTCCCCTTTTGAGCTCCTGTATGGGAGAAGGGTCCGTGGGCCCTTAGATTTAATCAGGGAAGCCTGGGAGGGGAAAAATGTAGGTCCTGAAATTTCTGTGGTGGACTACGTAACAACATTCAGGAATAAAATGCAAACTCTGATGGGCCTAGTACATGAAAACATGAAACAGGCCCAGAAGACTCAAAAACAGTGGTATGACCGTAATGCCAGAGAAAGGGTTTATGAAGTCGGTCAGAAGGTGTGGGTTTTAATTCCTATGCGCCAGAATAAGCTACAGGCAGCATGGGAGGGTCCTTGCATTATCCAAAAACGTCTAAATGATGTAACATATGTAGTCGCTATGGATGAGAAGGGCCAGAGACAAAAGATTTTCCATGTAAATATGATCAAGGCTCACTATGACCGAACTGCTTGTGCCCTGCCAGTTTGCAGTTTGCCTACGGAGGGTGAAGTGGACTCCTTGGTCGACTTGCTAGCATCCACAAAGGACACCGGGTCCTTTGCTGATGCACAAATTAATCCTCAGTTAACTGAAGGGCAGAAGGCTGAACTGTCGGAGGTGCTTGAATCATATCAGCAAACCTTCTCAGCAAAGCCAGGGAGGACACACCTTGTTGCTCATCATGTAAATACAGGTAGCCATTCCCCTATTAGACAGTCAGCTTATAGAGTTTCCCTAGAGGTACAAGCAGATATTAAAAGGGAGATAGAAGAGATGTTAACCCTTGATGTAATTCAGAAATCCCATAGTGCCTGGGCCTCACCAGTAGTCCTTGTCCCTAAGAAGGACAAATCAACCAGGTTCTGTGTGGACTACCGAAAGTTAAATGCTATAACTGTCTTTGATGCCTACCCCATGCCAAGAATGGATGAACTCTTAGATAAATTGGCAGGTGCCTGCTTTTTAACCATTATGGACCTGAGCAGAGGGTATTGGCAAATTCCCCTTACATCAGATGCCCAGGAAAGGTCTGCATTTGTCACTCCCTTTGGGTTATTTGAATTAAAGTCATGCCCTTTGGCATGA